One window of Elaeis guineensis isolate ETL-2024a chromosome 11, EG11, whole genome shotgun sequence genomic DNA carries:
- the LOC114913359 gene encoding polygalacturonase At1g48100-like, whose translation MGGEEDSSWESIIRDGACNSAPPVVHKEFRFNVRSFRAVGNGSTDDTQTFREAWKAACPAESGILLVPSEGDFMITSTIFSGPCRSGFVFQLIRFFMSRKITVKDLQIENSPQFHMKFDGGEGVHIEGLKINSPALSPNTDGDDCISIGTGCSNVDKENVTCGPSHGISIGSLGMHNSQACVSNIRVKNAVIRNSDNGVRIKTGQDGMGSVTSISFENIIMENVKNCIIIDQHYCPTKQCMNQTTVYVTDVTYMNIKGTYDVRSPLIHFACSDALPCTNMTMSDVELLRFDGELVDDPFCWNAYGRTETLTIPPISCLQEGEPQSIKENLRLGC comes from the exons ATgggcggagaagaagactcctcatGGGAATCAATCATCAGGGACGGTGCATGCAATTCTGCACCacctgtggtgcacaaagaatttcgctttAATGTCAGGTCTTTCAGGGCCGTTGGCAATGGATCCACTGATGACACTCAAACCTTTCGAGAGGCTTGGAAGGCTGCATGTCCTGCTGAATCTGGCATACTTCTTGTGCCATCAGAAGGTGACTTCATGATCACTTCAACAATCTTTTCAGGGCCATGCCGGTCCGGGTTTGTGTTTCAA TTGATCAGGTTCTTCATGAGCAGGAAGATTACTGTGAAGGACCTGCAGATCGAGAACAGCCCTCAATTCCATATGAAATTTGATGGCGGCGAAGGAGTGCACATAGAAGGCCTCAAAATAAATTCACCAGCACTTAGTCCTAACACTGATG GCGATGACTGCATTTCCATCGGCACTGGTTGTTCTAATGTCGACAAAGAAAATGTTACCTGTGGACCTAGCCATGGCATAAG TATCGGGAGCCTCGGCATGCACAACTCGCAGGCTTGCGTTTCGAACATAAGGGTCAAGAATGCAGTGATCAGGAACTCTGACAATGGGGTCAGGATCAAGACAGGGCAGGATGGGATGGGCTCAGTAACAAGCATTAGCTTTGAGAACATCATCATGGAGAATGTGAAAAACTGCATCATTATAGACCAGCATTATTGCCCAACCAAGCAGTGTATGAATCAAACAACGGTCTACGTAACGGATGTCACATACATGAACATAAAGGGGACATATGATGTCAGGAGCCCGCTGATACACTTTGCTTGCAGCGACGCATTGCCTTGCACCAACATGACCATGTCTGATGTGGAGCTGCTCCGATTTGATGGAGAGTTGGTGGATGACCCCTTTTGTTGGAATGCCTATGGGAGAACGGAGACACTAACAATTCCACCTATCTCTTGCTTGCAGGAAGGGGAGCCTCAGTCCATCAAAGAGAACCTTAGATTAGGTTGCTGA